The following are encoded in a window of Platichthys flesus chromosome 11, fPlaFle2.1, whole genome shotgun sequence genomic DNA:
- the lmtk3 gene encoding uncharacterized protein lmtk3 isoform X1 — protein sequence MEFCQLGDLKRYLRAQRKSDGMTPDLPTRDLLTLQRMAFEITSGLLHLHDNNYIHSDLALRNCLLTSDLTVRIGDYGLSHNHYKEDYYLTPDKLWIPLRWIAPELLEEYRGSLIVTDQTKTSNVWSLGVVIWELFEFGSQPHRHLSDEEVLTFVIRERQITLAQPRLKLSHADYWYEIMQSSWLPPSQRPSVAEIFLLLSSLLAAERGMARGSVGEEDEEDEEYEEGRGRRGESEESFERRWDLLRPPAFQTAANDRQRERQYGREDRDNSYPLLDPVGNCITPSSSELDDILTVTETSKGLNFEYFWEKAHARRGYKPLPPPQPIPTVINNHRQSLDTPTVVPVISARSPSLASEYYIRLEEHTPQDRSPTLKGMAQSSFRSDSICPGDLELVEIRSGLLGKERIPYCSSDKFGKGLQTVRSSEVQLQVPRTGVAEFRDTSSRVTDFSVVDLGDDEEEEYKKTSEGDKKFSSSQAPVLPPKPRSMSMSSANHLHSRPLPAPPLGYRGLPHYSISGKIETDPHHMTSCPPSTFDHFGLHRSRQTLPPSPSLSPSLPPSSHPIYPQPPQMCPPPLPPHSKPQRSCPSYNEFYSRYSKPQMQRCNRDPLSGDLSHRESVTRHAAPLHNSKESSHTRAKAFDSPVRRENPLRPIYRNLPRPQNERQSSSSPTYSDEDDSPFTSPERPSPATSVPHSSLSEDADPAISDLFYRGMKRTQSRLDTILPAIWKEDAELQAERVAAAKKSPMHLFLTEISSVTESNESKSEAPWEGAKEEKRDGEGWGNFVLPNRGMRRSQSLITELGSGGQSWGPEKHINQTGAEEEYTVTKESLQRELFLTEIDTGSMEADVEEGTSSDPVKYLYPAGSRLRPFVCPPGFPSCTEAEEAYSKGIRRSRSLLSEITISKQESDQQQTEKEPRRTEMTREEFLKEIQSAETFLTEIISRQNAAANKKEAEPTSSPTPLSPEYESICIDPNSTQTISFQSESSMRSKGKDEVQTEAIYAQVTKRAKKSEIKVSIRPEIPILHIGSNQQNLKHDSPGNDADPCQSGEFVFSEIMPKNGLLHNQTLACQKEEECVDGPALPARGQQTDPPEESSPESSENVKESSTVILREYQSRFTHEANTQKAAVAGNGEMVMADLRATGPEGGDQICGKTDTPSHDTEKEENHADDISAAADLENSIDVGSQNDDETSVKTKTENFLHFNDRSQEKYCQKAATPAATPTTPDWDPSSDASLVTPTDSVLSPMTSSSADCLTPSDSWTGVVGSSGWRALGNETPHRDSAYFSDSDWEGDGTNRRSSDGLNASRPSSSRGGDRGILTGIEEKTEEEGEFWEKSPLRTGTGKTVMTCEEKGITITNTENCFFNLADDKDILSKGLQSTQRDDSSIFQNDSKMSTMPRDDPQAKDCVDLIDKLFPQLDDEPLKGLPHNSVDSHYTDGIVSHITDCRYQHSEDNDSKSLTETNVVIKSASGQSKDCMLRSSIKEDTGVSEMDVDLSSLNSLKHGSDSVENGDSRISQLNSITSSNAVLMDKTQSVVEPSYDGKSDSDKASELSWEQGDDEDPERREERPGVDHNELGLRNLCFSNSTEEKKTSTETEKQLAAAEMSNATKEKSPLRGRASDVDSPKDAETDSCEGLDVKSKELWSALEDDEERSGSDSVRGEFDCHRFSQSGDLRLWPDENDQWASPEKRCQDLELRAEFFSGFSNKAWEVGERIVVGQEFWETEENDELALSEPHPAVQEGCGETWNDETQGLTSNLSLTEDIDQEDKENQPASQSVHIQQDENIEDLGETDNFNKELKGEMSDIEVENIEIPEQETSEERERQILSCTETVGYREGRLDSTEREENHNFNSWPQNHLSEIQTEEQASGEHVDQETGSNLDNYLSHTPNNSANISVCITEAPHVNFADLENEESGLESEAEMRPVPSGQDIEDRIIFMNTEEDYRDSQSNPISSPCDLDSQEEIDPQLDNFSSVDFPSPPASIDLDVQDDKLESLDDSFPSPPPTVIEAEDFITHINLDDFIASTDIEPYISPPHNTDVSQPPLQEPPPATTQCKGMLANLNLPSVHITMHDDSDFTSNIESQEEHSDLSQKTSPTSPTVPQAPLNNLPELLISEWKDLDEEPLEDFEKLEQLCCISGDEEDTLGELFLGNLELLESLKKSPDQKGGSSGDRETSEEICVSSPPGESRVDLKEDGISNNFDNLGESAPAMILDSQEVSNDELRSSVQTADVKDQGSLSKMTTQNGLMMQVCEERLQFSLSENVKTNVLWGATVKDTVTLRPWGEQISESSKLVTVKELKDDESEEEQETVPSFQPNIDEHEEPKEEPLTVIEQPEVSTPQPTANLAMKEQTKTMQTKKKKKSTTNKYVPNKCKAKLARLSLALPPLALTLPLTPTGKGGFGDGPIGNRIGRRRGLSSGSDPDDDEDDEPEDESSRRVIVVTETDVDKRVGLRSLLKSPKEPMDRERDRGRNVSFFDDVTIYLFDQETPTNKLSSSAPTSPAGSVSVKSSKLDFQGPNIKSKDSKRKEDLSLKPRSPVGAGPVTSSRFTVSPANDPHSM from the exons ATGGAGTTCTGTCAGCTG GGTGACCTGAAGAGATATCTGCGAGCCCAGCGCAAGTCCGATGGGATGACTCCAGACTTGCCGACTCGGGATTTGCTGACTCTTCAGAGAATGGCTTTTGAGATCACCTCGGGCCTGCTGCATCTCCATGATAACAACTACATCCACAG TGATTTGGCTTTAAGAAACTGTCTGCTGACCTCCGACCTCACTGTGAGGATAGGCGACTACGGCCTTTCACACAACCATTATAAG gaggACTATTACCTAACTCCAGACAAGCTATGGATCCCACTGCGCTGGATCGCTcctgagctgctggaggaatACAGAGGATCTCTAATCGTTACTGACCAGACCAAGACCAGCAATGTGTG GTCGCTGGGGGTGGTGATATGGGAGCTATTTGAATTTGGCTCCCAGCCCCACAGACACCTAAGTGATGAAGAGGTGCTCACCTTCGTTATTCGGGAGAGACAGATCACCCTGGCCCAGCCCAGACTCAAACTCTCACACGCAGACTACTG GTATGAGATCATGCAGTCCTCCTGGCTACCCCCATCTCAGCGTCCATCTGTAGCTGAgatattcctcctcctctcctccctcctggcCGCAGAGCGAGGAATGGCCAGGGGGAGTGTCggggaagaggatgaagaggatgaggagtaTGAGGAGGGCAGGGGAAGGAGAGGCGAGAGCGAGGAGTCATTTGAAAGACGCTGGGACTTACTTCGACCACCTGCCTTCCAGACTGCAGCAAACGATCGGCAAAGGGAGAGACAGTACGGCAGGGAAGACAGAGACAACTCCTACCCCCTGCTGGACCCGGTGGGGAACTGTATCACCCCGTCCTCGTCTGAGTTGGACGACATCCTGACAGTCACTGAAACTAGCAAAGGATTGAACTTTGAGTATTTCTGGGAGAAGGCTCACGCCAGACGCGGCTACAAGCCACTTCCTCCGCCTCAGCCAATCCCTACTGTGATTAATAACCACAGACAGTCTTTGGACACTCCCACTGTGGTCCCGGTTATTAGCGCTCGCAGTCCCTCCCTCGCCAGCGAGTACTACATTAGGTTAGAGGAGCACACTCCCCAGGACAGGTCACCAACTCTTAAAGGGATGGCACAGTCCTCTTTCCGCTCCGACTCGATTTGCCCTGGAGACTTGGAGCTAGTTGAGATTCGCAGTGGGCTGCTGGGTAAAGAACGCATCCCGTATTGTTCCTCTGACAAGTTTGGGAAGGGGCTGCAGACGGTCAGATCCAGCGAGGTTCAGCTCCAGGTGCCTAGGACAGGTGTGGCAGAGTTCAGAGACACTTCCAGCAGAGTGACGGACTTCTCAGTGGTCGATTTAGGGGAcgacgaagaggaggagtaCAAGAAGACCAGTGAGGGAGATAAAAAATTCTCAAGTTCCCAAGCCCCAGTCCTCCCTCCCAAACCTCGCTCTATGTCCATGTCATCAGCCAATCACCTTCACTCACGCCCCCTTCCCGCCCCTCCACTGGGATACAGAGGACTGCCTCACTACAGCATAAGCGGTAAAATCGAGACAGACCCCCATCACATGACCAGCTGTCCACCTTCTACTTTTGATCACTTTGGGCTCCATCGCTCCAGACAGACTCTACCCCCATCCCCGTCCCTCTCCCCGTCCCTCCCCCCGTCCAGCCATCCAATTTACCCTCAGCCTCCTCAaatgtgtcctcctcctctccctccccactCCAAACCACAAAGAAGCTGTCCCAGCTACAATGAATTTTACTCCAGATACAGTAAGCCGCAGATGCAGAGATGCAATAGAGACCCACTATCCGGTGACTTGTCACATAGAGAGAGTGTCACCAGACATGCAGCACCGTTGCACAACTCCAAGGAGTCTTCTCATACACGTGCAAAAGCCTTTGATTCCCCTGTTCGTCGAGAAAACCCTTTGCGCCCTATTTATCGCAATCTACCCCGCCCCCAGAATGAACGCCAGTCTTCGTCCAGCCCCACCTACTCAGACGAGGATGACTCTCCCTTCACGTCTCCTGAGAGACCCAGCCCTGCGACGTCTGTCCCCCACTCCAGCCTGTCTGAAGACGCAGACCCAGCCATTTCAGACCTCTTCTACAGGGGAATGAAAAGGACGCAGTCTCGGCTCGACACTATCCTCCCCGCGATTTGGAAAGAAGATGCTGAACTTCAGGCCGAACGTGTAGCCGCAGCGAAAAAATCCCCTATGCATCTGTTTCTAACAGAAATATCCTCTGTGACGGAGTCCAACGAGTCCAAGTCCGAGGCTCCATGGGAGGGAgcgaaagaagagaaaagagatggagagggatgGGGGAACTTTGTCTTGCCCAACAGAGGGATGCGACGTTCCCAGTCTCTGATTACAGAGCTGGGCTCAGGGGGGCAGTCGTGGGGGCCAGAGAAACATATCAACCAgacaggagctgaggaggaataTACAGTTACTAAAGAGTCACTTCAGAGGGAACTTTTCCTCACAGAGATCGACACAGGGAGTATGGAAGCAGATGTGGAGGAAGGAACGAGCAGTGACCCAGTTAAATACCTCTATCCCGCAGGATCCAGATTACGGCCATTTGTCTGCCCTCCAGGCTTTCCCTCATGCACTGAGGCTGAGGAGGCGTATTCAAAGGGTATACGCAGGTCTCGTTCTCTACTCTCTGAGATCACCATCAGCAAGCAGGAGTCGGATCAACAGCAGACTGAGAAGGAGCCACGGAGAACTGAAATGACCAGGGAGGAGTTCCTGAAAGAGATCCAGTCGGCAGAGACATTTTTGACCGAAATAATATCAAGACAAAACGCTGCAGCAAACAAGAAGGAGGCCGAACCCACTTCCTCTCCTACTCCACTATCACCTGAATACGAGTCCATATGCATTGACCCCAACTCCACACAGACCATTAGTTTTCAGTCAGAGAGCTCCATGCGAAGCAAAGGCAAAGATGAAGTGCAAACTGAAGCCATCTATGCCCAAGTGACCAAGCGTGCTAAAAAAAGCGAGATAAAAGTTTCCATCAGACCGGAGATCCCAATCCTTCACATAGGATCAAACCAACAGAATCTCAAACATGACAGCCCAGGAAACGATGCCGACCCCTGCCAATCTGGGGAGTTCGTGTTTTCAGAAATTATGCCCAAAAACGGTTTACTGCACAACCAGACGCTTGCATgtcagaaggaggaggagtgtgtggaTGGCCCTGCTTTACCTGCCAGaggacagcaaacagatccCCCAGAGGAATCTTCTCCGGAGTCCTCTGAGAATGTTAAAGAATCAAGCACTGTGATACTGCGTGAGTACCAATCGCGTTTTACACATGAGGCAAATACTCAAAAGGCTGCTGTTGCAGGGAACGGTGAGATGGTGATGGCAGACCTACGGGCCACTGGTCCTGAAGGAGGAGATCAGATATGTGGAAAGACTGATACCCCGTCACATGATACTGAGAAAGAAGAGAACCACGCTGATGacatttctgcagcagctgatttgGAGAACTCAATAGATGTGGGTTCCCAAAACGACGACGAAACCTCtgtaaagacaaagacagaaaacttCCTTCACTTCAATGATCGCAGCCAAGAAAAATACTGTCAAAAGGCGGCCACACCTGCCGCCACTCCAACCACTCCAGACTGGGACCCCTCCTCTGATGCTTCACTTGTCACCCCCACAGACTCGGTCCTGTCACCTATGACTTCCAGCTCGGCCGACTGCCTCACACCTAGTGATTCATGGACGGGAGTAGTGGGAAGCAGTGGGTGGCGAGCTCTGGGAAATGAAACACCTCATCGAGACTCTGCCTATTTCTCAGACAGTGACTGGGAAGGTGATGGAACGAACAGGAGGAGCAGCGATGGACTCAACGCCTCAAGGCCCAGCAGCAGTAGAGGAGGAGATCGGGGAATACTGACAGGGATTGAGGAGAAaactgaggaggagggagagtttTGGGAAAAGAGTCCTTTAAGAACCGGAACTGGAAAAACTGTCATGACGTGTGAAGAGAAGGGTATAACAATTACAAACACCGAAAATTGCTTCTTTAATTTAGCTGATGACAAAGATATTCTTAGCAAAGGGCTGCAGTCAACACAGAGAGACGATTCTAGCATTTTCCAAAACGACagcaaaatgtcaacaatgCCGCGTGACGATCCCCAGGCCAAGGACTGTGTTGATCTTATTGACAAGTTGTTCCCTCAATTAGACGATGAGCCACTGAAAGGGCTGCCACACAATAGTGTAGACAGCCACTACACAGATGGCATCGTCTCCCATATAACAGATTGCAGATACCAGCACTCTGAAGATAACGATTCCAAGAGCCTGACTGAGACAAACGTTGTGATCAAGTCTGCATCTGGTCAATCCAAAGACTGCATGCTAAGATCAAGCATCAAAGAGGACACAGGTGTTTCAGAAATGGATGTGGATCTCTCTTCACTGAATTCGCTCAAACATGGAAGTGACTCTGTGGAAAATGGAGATTCCAGAATATCTCAACTGAACAGCATTACAAGCAGTAACGCCGTACTCATGGATAAAACTCAGTCAGTGGTTGAGCCAAGTTATGATGGGAAGTCTGACAGTGATAAAGCGAGTGAACTGAGTTGGGAACAGGGGGATGATGAAGACCCTGAGAGACGTGAAGAAAGGCCTGGTGTCGACCACAATGAGCTGGGCCTGAGAAACCTCTGCTTCTCCAACAGCACTGAGGAAAAGAAGACGTCTACAGAGACGGAGAAACAGCTGGCTGCTGCAGAGATGAGTAACGCCACGAAGGAAAAGTCGCCCCTGAGAGGACGAGCAAGTGACGTTGACTCTCCTAAAGATGCAGAGACAGATTCCTGCGAGGGCCTGGATGTTAAATCTAAAGAGTTATGGAGTGCTCTGGAGGACGATGAAGAAAGATCAGGTTCTGACTCGGTCAGAGGAGAGTTCGACTGCCACCGTTTCTCACAGTCGGGGGACTTGCGCTTGTGGCCCGATGAAAATGACCAGTGGGCGTCTCCGGAGAAGAGGTGCCAAGATTTGGAGCTCAGAGCTGAATTTTTCTCTGGCTTCAGTAATAAAGCTTGGGAGGTGGGGGAGAGGATCGTGGTGGGTCAGGAGTTTTGGGAGACTGAGGAAAACGATGAACTTGCATTAAGTGAACCTCACCCGGCTGTCCAGGAGGGTTGTGGAGAAACGTGGAACGATGAAACACAAGGACTGACCTCTAATCTCAGCCTGACGGAAGACATTGACcaggaagacaaagaaaaccagCCGGCTTCCCAATCAGTACACATACAACAGGACGAAAATATTGAGGATCTTGGAGAAACTGACAATTTTAACAAGGAGCTGAAAGGAGAGATGTCAGATATTGAAGTGGAGAATATCGAAATCCCCGAGCAGGAGAcctcagaggaaagagagaggcagattTTATCATGCACAGAGACGGTCGGGTACAGGGAAGGTCGACTAGACTCcacggagagagaggagaatcACAATTTTAACAGTTGGCCTCAGAATCACCTCAGCGAGATCCAAACGGAGGAGCAGGCATCAGGTGAGCATGTTGACCAGGAAACTGGTTCTAATTTAGACAACTACTTAAGTCACACTCCGAATAACAGCGCCAATATATCAGTTTGCATCACAGAAGCTCCTCATGTGAACTTTGCAGACCTGGAAAATGAAGAATCAGGTTTAGAATCAGAGGCTGAAATGAGACCAGTGCCGTCTGGCCAGGACATAGAAGATAGAATTATCTTCatgaacacagaggaggattacAGAGACAGTCAGTCAAATCCCATCTCTTCTCCCTGTGACCTTGACTCACAGGAGGAGATAGATCCACAGTTAGATAATTTCAGCTCCGTTGATTTTCCAAGTCCTCCAGCGAGCATAGACCTTGATGTGCAAGATGATAAATTGGAAAGTTTGGACGACTCGTTTCCTAGTCCACCGCCAACTGTTATCGAGGCAGAGGACTTCATTACTCACATTAATCTAGACGACTTTATTGCCAGCACTGACATTGAGCCGTATATTTCCCCACCTCACAACACAGACGTCTCACAGCCTCCTCTGCAAGAACCCCCCCCTGCTACAACCCAGTGTAAAGGGATGTTGGCCAACCTGAACCTGCCCTCTGTGCATATAACAATGCATGATGACAGCGACTTTACATCCAACATTGAAAGTCAGGAGGAACACAGTGACCTCTCCCAAAAAACATCACCCACCAGCCCCACTGTACCCCAAGCTCCTCTCAACAATCTGCCAGAACTATTGATTTCTGAGTGGAAAGATTTGGACGAGGAGCCCCTGGAGGATTTTGAAAAACTGGAGCAGTTGTGCTGCATATCTGGGGACGAGGAGGACACTCTGGGGGAGCTTTTCTTAGGGAACCTTGAGCTCCTGGAATCTTTAAAGAAATCCCCTGATCAGAAAGGTGGCAGCTCAGGGGATCGGGAGACAAGTGAGGAGAtttgtgtctcctctcctcccgggGAGAGCAGGGTGGATTTGAAGGAGGATGGAATCTCCAATAACTTTGATAATCTGGGGGAGTCTGCACCAGCCATGATCCTGGATTCACAGGAGGTGAGCAATGACGAGCTGAGATCCTCAGTCCAGACAGCTGACGTCAAAGACCAGGGATCTCTCTCCAAGATGACAACACAGAACGGCCTAATGATGCAG GTGTGTGAGGAGAGGCTGCAGTTCTCCCtcagtgaaaatgtgaaaacaaatgtgctTTGGGGAGCGACTGTGAAAGACACTGTGACGCTGCGACCGTGGGGAGAACAAATCTCAGAGAGCAGCAAGCTGGTCACTGTGAAAGAGCTGAAAGACGATGAAAG tgaagaggagcaggaaactGTTCCTAGCTTTCAACCCAACATCGACGAACATGAAGAACCTAAAGAAGAGCCGCTCACTGTGATTGAACAACCTGAGGTTTCAACACCTCAGCCCACTGCAAACCTTGCAATGAAAG AACAAACGAAAACCatgcagacaaagaaaaaaaagaagagcacaacaaataaatatgtgCCAAACAAATGCAAAG CAAAACTCGCTCGTCTgtctctcgccctccctcctctcgctcTGACTCTCCCCCTCACCCCCACCGGTAAAGGAGGATTTGGGGATGGGCCGATTGGAAACCGGATTGGAAGGCGGAGAGGTCTGTCGTCTGGGAGCGACCCTGACGACGATGAGGACGATGAACCGGAGGACGAAAGTTCCCGGAGGGTGATCGTTGTCACAGAGACGGACGTGGACAAGCGCGTCGGGCTGAGGAGTCTGCTGAAGTCCCCCAAGGAGCcgatggacagagagagggacagaggacgaAATGTGTCCTTTTTTGATGATGTCACCATCTATCTTTTTGATCAG GAAACCCCGACAAATAAGTTGAGCTCTTCAGCACCCACGAGTCCAGCCGGCAGCGTTTCTGTCAAAAGCAGCAAATTGGATTTTCAAG ggCCAAACATCAAAAGCAAAGAttcaaagaggaaagaggattTATCATTAAAACCAAGGTCGCCTGTGGGGGCCGGTCCAGTGACATCATCGCGCTTCACAGTCAGCCCTGCTAACGACCCCCACTCGATGTAA